Proteins from a genomic interval of Actinoalloteichus hymeniacidonis:
- a CDS encoding STAS domain-containing protein, whose protein sequence is MLHITSEGHPSTTLSVSGEVDLSTAGELEAELGKAIGAAGTEEVVTDVAGVSFMDSAGLRVLVGALRLADERGVRLTVVNPQSQLRKIIEITGLSEVLGLNGPATA, encoded by the coding sequence ATGTTGCACATCACCTCCGAGGGACATCCCTCGACGACCCTGAGCGTCTCGGGCGAGGTGGATCTCAGCACTGCTGGGGAGCTGGAAGCCGAACTCGGCAAGGCGATCGGGGCAGCAGGCACCGAAGAGGTCGTCACCGATGTCGCCGGGGTCTCGTTCATGGACTCGGCCGGACTTCGGGTGCTAGTCGGCGCGCTGCGACTCGCAGACGAGCGCGGAGTCCGACTGACCGTGGTGAATCCGCAGTCCCAACTCCGCAAGATCATCGAGATCACCGGGCTCTCGGAGGTGCTCGGGCTGAACGGTCCCGCGACGGCGTGA
- a CDS encoding AAA family ATPase — protein MGPLSKSSHRPHDDSHCEDIRLEQDYVSMLYARLDVLRKETSARHAAVLGQEHAGTPQAWLERDIAAAMYAEELTRLRDVEEGLYFGRLDLEGGEQRHIGRLGLFDDENEYEALLMDWRAPAARPFYTATAASPEDVRMRRHVRTRGRTVMAIDDEVLDLSTASEAGSDSLTGEAALLAAMSRSRTGRMTDIVATIQQEQDRIIRSPRSGVLVVQGGPGTGKTAVALHRTAYLLYTHRDQLAKRGTLIIGPNPTFLHYISQVLPSLGETGVVLSTIAELYPGVTATRQESPSVAALKGDAKMIKLMSAAVKDRQLVPRQPIELQVDRETVTIDRSMVTDARGRARRSRKPHNEAKEIFLREMLSSMTLQVADRLGRHLLDRADLDDIKEELSSDDAVRSTLDELWPTLSPQRLLRELFSSPKRLATAARRLYTQEECAAMLRTEGDGWSAADIPLLDEADELLGEDTRAARKREEQARRAEIIYAQGVLDILDLEEDLDPELLRAVDIVDADQLASRQEERRYETTAERAAGDRTWTYGHVVVDEAQELSAMAWRILMRRCPSKSMTLVGDVAQTGAEGGADSWSQILRPYVAERWRLEELTVNYRTPAEIMSIAAQVATAIDPDLRAPQSVRETGVPPWSLRIDPAATTETLAKLVAEEIAEVDDGRIAVLVPGALLGQVGQALASEAEEATEEIAGTVSAPGPTGDLDSQTTVLTVGQAKGLEFDSVLVVEPQQIVAESPRGLNDLYVALTRTTRRLGVVHTDELPDELSGLRVRTDVSANGTE, from the coding sequence ATGGGCCCGTTGTCAAAATCTTCGCATCGGCCGCACGATGACTCGCACTGCGAAGACATCCGCCTTGAACAGGACTACGTCTCGATGCTCTACGCCAGGCTCGATGTGCTGCGCAAGGAGACCAGCGCCCGCCACGCCGCCGTACTCGGCCAGGAACACGCGGGGACTCCACAGGCATGGCTGGAACGCGATATCGCCGCCGCGATGTACGCCGAGGAGTTGACCCGGCTCCGCGACGTCGAGGAAGGGCTCTACTTCGGCAGGCTGGACCTGGAAGGCGGCGAACAGCGCCATATCGGCAGGCTCGGACTCTTCGACGACGAGAACGAGTACGAGGCGCTGCTGATGGACTGGCGGGCTCCCGCCGCGCGCCCCTTCTACACCGCCACGGCCGCCTCCCCCGAGGACGTGCGGATGCGACGCCACGTCCGCACCCGGGGCCGCACGGTCATGGCGATCGACGACGAGGTGCTCGATCTGTCGACCGCCTCGGAGGCCGGCTCGGATTCACTCACCGGCGAAGCCGCGTTGCTGGCGGCGATGAGTCGCAGCCGGACCGGCCGGATGACCGACATCGTCGCCACCATCCAGCAGGAGCAGGACCGCATCATCCGTTCGCCACGCAGCGGCGTGCTGGTGGTGCAGGGCGGACCCGGCACCGGTAAGACCGCCGTCGCGCTGCACCGCACCGCGTACCTGCTCTACACCCATCGGGATCAGCTCGCCAAGCGCGGCACCCTGATCATCGGCCCGAACCCGACCTTCCTGCACTACATCAGCCAGGTGCTGCCCTCACTGGGCGAGACGGGGGTGGTGTTGTCGACCATCGCCGAGCTGTACCCGGGTGTCACCGCGACCCGCCAGGAATCGCCGTCGGTGGCGGCGCTCAAGGGCGACGCAAAGATGATCAAGCTCATGTCGGCGGCGGTGAAGGATCGCCAATTGGTGCCGCGCCAACCGATCGAGCTGCAGGTCGACCGGGAGACCGTGACGATCGATCGTTCGATGGTCACCGATGCCCGAGGCCGCGCTCGACGGTCCCGCAAGCCGCACAACGAGGCCAAGGAGATCTTCCTCCGCGAGATGCTGTCCTCGATGACCCTGCAGGTCGCCGATCGACTCGGCAGGCACCTGCTGGACCGGGCCGATCTCGACGACATCAAGGAGGAGCTGTCCTCCGATGACGCGGTACGCAGCACGCTCGACGAGCTGTGGCCGACGCTGTCCCCGCAACGGCTGCTGCGGGAACTGTTCAGCTCGCCGAAGCGGCTGGCCACCGCGGCACGCAGGCTCTACACCCAGGAGGAATGCGCGGCGATGCTGCGCACCGAGGGCGACGGTTGGTCGGCGGCCGACATCCCGCTGCTCGACGAGGCCGACGAGCTGCTCGGCGAGGACACCAGGGCCGCCCGCAAACGCGAGGAGCAGGCGCGCCGCGCCGAGATCATCTACGCGCAGGGCGTGCTGGACATCCTGGATCTGGAGGAGGACCTGGATCCAGAGCTGCTGCGCGCGGTGGACATCGTCGACGCCGATCAGTTGGCCTCGCGGCAGGAGGAGCGGCGCTACGAGACCACGGCCGAGCGGGCCGCGGGCGACCGGACCTGGACCTACGGCCACGTCGTGGTGGACGAGGCGCAGGAACTGTCGGCTATGGCGTGGCGGATCCTGATGCGGCGCTGCCCCAGCAAGTCGATGACCCTGGTGGGCGATGTCGCGCAGACCGGCGCCGAGGGCGGTGCCGACTCCTGGTCGCAGATCCTGCGGCCCTACGTCGCCGAGCGCTGGCGGTTGGAGGAGCTGACGGTGAACTACCGGACGCCCGCCGAGATCATGTCGATCGCCGCGCAGGTGGCGACCGCGATCGACCCCGATCTGCGCGCTCCCCAATCGGTTCGCGAGACCGGCGTGCCGCCGTGGTCGCTACGGATCGACCCGGCCGCCACCACCGAGACCCTGGCCAAACTCGTCGCCGAGGAGATCGCCGAGGTGGACGACGGTCGCATCGCGGTCCTGGTCCCCGGTGCCCTGCTCGGACAGGTCGGTCAGGCGCTGGCCTCGGAGGCCGAGGAGGCGACCGAGGAGATCGCCGGGACCGTCTCGGCACCGGGACCGACGGGCGATCTGGACTCGCAGACCACGGTGCTCACCGTGGGCCAGGCCAAGGGGCTCGAGTTCGACTCGGTGTTGGTCGTGGAGCCGCAGCAGATCGTCGCCGAATCGCCGAGGGGTCTCAACGATCTCTACGTGGCTCTGACCAGGACGACCCGCAGGCTCGGGGTCGTGCACACCGACGAGCTGCCCGACGAGCTGTCGGGTCTGCGGGTCCGTACCGACGTGTCCGCCAACGGCACGGAATGA
- a CDS encoding heavy metal translocating P-type ATPase — MSPTTSPDTTEERVELVLTGMTCAACAARVERALNKVDGARASVNFATERAVVHHEPSVTQDQLLDAVQRAGYQATVRRAPGDAEQRESRFAQVRELRLRLAVAALLAVPLGNISITLALVPALRFPYWELLCLVLATPVVFWSAAPFHRAALRALRHGSSTMDTLVSLGVLASYGWSVFSLLLGGSAEPGYWLGFGATAGGADAVYLEVAAGVTTFLLAGRYFEMRSRHSAVDLLTALDGLAAKDVRVLRAGVETVIPIGRLAPGELFVVRPGEKIAADGRVDRGLSTVDTSAITGESMPAEVGPEMTVVGGTINLSGRLVVVATAVGARSQLAQMSALAERAQAGKARIQRLADRICAIFVPVVLVITAITFVSWLVTGHATTEAFRAAIAVLIIACPCALGLATPTALMVGVGRGAQLGILIKGPEALETSRGIDTVVLDKTGTVTTGRMTVTEIIPVAGFDSGQLLRFAAAVESASEHPIAAAVVARADAEFTTLPEVEHFTALPGLGARGEVDGREVVVGRATLLSDNGIMIDTTTSERIVEAQHTGATVVVVAVGNAVAGLLVITDVIKSGAREAVDQLHRIGLRTMLLSGDNEVTANAVAARIGITEVSAGVLPAEKAAAIAELQAAGRRVAMVGDGVNDAPALATADLGLAMARGTDIALRSADIILVRDDLRVVPDAVLLAHQTLRTIHGNLGWAFAYNLAAIPLAAFGLLNPLIAGAAMSLSSLLVVAHSLRLRRFAGGEGNTEQA, encoded by the coding sequence ATGTCCCCCACCACATCCCCGGACACCACCGAGGAGCGCGTCGAGCTGGTCCTCACCGGGATGACCTGTGCAGCATGCGCCGCACGGGTGGAACGTGCGCTGAACAAGGTCGACGGCGCCCGCGCCTCGGTGAACTTCGCGACCGAACGGGCGGTCGTTCACCATGAGCCATCGGTGACGCAGGATCAGCTGCTCGATGCGGTCCAGCGGGCCGGCTACCAGGCAACGGTGCGCCGGGCCCCGGGCGATGCCGAACAACGAGAGTCCCGGTTCGCGCAGGTCAGAGAGCTCCGCCTGCGGCTCGCGGTGGCGGCGTTGCTCGCCGTGCCGCTGGGCAACATCTCGATCACCCTCGCCCTGGTTCCCGCGCTGCGGTTTCCCTATTGGGAGCTGTTGTGCCTGGTGCTCGCCACGCCCGTCGTCTTCTGGTCCGCAGCGCCATTCCACCGCGCCGCACTCCGGGCACTGCGACACGGCTCCTCGACGATGGACACCCTGGTGTCTCTCGGGGTGCTCGCGTCCTACGGCTGGTCGGTGTTCTCCCTCCTACTGGGTGGGTCCGCCGAACCCGGCTACTGGCTCGGCTTCGGCGCCACCGCAGGCGGTGCCGACGCGGTGTACCTGGAGGTCGCAGCCGGTGTGACGACCTTCCTACTGGCCGGTCGGTACTTCGAGATGCGGTCCCGGCATAGCGCGGTGGACCTGCTGACCGCGTTGGACGGGCTGGCGGCCAAAGACGTCCGAGTTCTGCGGGCGGGCGTGGAAACAGTCATCCCCATCGGCCGCCTCGCCCCCGGCGAACTGTTCGTCGTCCGCCCCGGCGAGAAGATCGCGGCAGACGGCCGGGTGGACCGTGGGCTGTCCACGGTGGACACCAGCGCGATCACCGGCGAATCGATGCCCGCCGAGGTCGGCCCGGAGATGACGGTGGTCGGCGGGACCATCAATCTCAGCGGGAGGCTCGTCGTTGTCGCCACCGCAGTCGGCGCCCGGTCGCAACTGGCGCAGATGAGTGCCCTGGCGGAACGGGCGCAAGCGGGCAAAGCCCGGATCCAACGGCTGGCCGACCGGATCTGTGCGATCTTCGTCCCGGTCGTGCTGGTGATCACCGCCATCACCTTCGTGAGCTGGCTGGTCACCGGCCATGCCACGACCGAGGCCTTCCGAGCCGCGATCGCCGTGCTGATCATCGCCTGCCCCTGCGCACTCGGACTCGCGACACCGACCGCGTTGATGGTCGGCGTCGGTCGAGGCGCTCAACTCGGCATCCTCATCAAGGGCCCGGAGGCGTTGGAGACCAGCCGAGGGATCGACACGGTCGTGCTGGACAAGACCGGGACGGTCACCACCGGACGAATGACGGTCACCGAGATCATCCCCGTCGCCGGTTTCGACTCCGGACAGCTGCTTCGATTCGCAGCCGCGGTGGAGAGCGCTTCGGAACATCCGATCGCGGCGGCCGTGGTGGCGCGGGCCGATGCCGAGTTCACCACGCTGCCCGAGGTGGAGCACTTCACCGCGCTTCCCGGGCTCGGTGCACGCGGCGAGGTCGATGGCCGCGAAGTCGTGGTCGGTCGAGCCACCCTGCTTTCCGACAACGGGATCATGATCGACACCACGACGTCCGAGCGGATCGTCGAGGCACAGCACACCGGCGCGACCGTCGTCGTCGTGGCCGTCGGCAACGCCGTGGCAGGGTTGTTGGTGATCACGGATGTGATCAAGAGCGGAGCGCGCGAGGCCGTCGATCAGCTGCACCGGATCGGGCTGCGCACCATGTTGTTGAGCGGGGACAACGAGGTCACGGCGAACGCGGTCGCCGCACGGATCGGGATCACCGAGGTATCGGCCGGAGTCCTGCCCGCGGAGAAGGCGGCCGCCATCGCCGAGTTGCAGGCTGCGGGCCGCCGGGTCGCCATGGTGGGCGACGGCGTCAACGACGCACCGGCGCTGGCCACGGCCGATCTCGGACTCGCAATGGCACGCGGCACCGATATCGCGCTGCGTAGCGCCGACATCATCCTGGTGCGCGACGACCTCAGGGTGGTCCCCGACGCGGTCCTGCTCGCACATCAGACGTTGCGCACGATCCACGGCAACCTCGGCTGGGCTTTCGCCTACAACCTCGCTGCCATCCCGTTGGCGGCGTTCGGCCTGCTCAATCCATTGATCGCGGGTGCGGCCATGTCGCTGTCCTCGCTGCTGGTCGTAGCCCACAGTCTGCGACTGCGGCGCTTCGCCGGTGGGGAGGGGAACACCGAGCAGGCGTAG
- a CDS encoding ATP-binding protein gives MMDTRALVRMESPGGAQAAGEARRTVGAALSDWGLTGEFVDDVLLATSELVTNAVEHGSAPIRLELEHTPARITLRVHDHSLESPELSFSDPLGERSRGLLIVAAISKNWGFATEDAGKWVWAEFGVPKQAGSTPGAEAGAAGG, from the coding sequence ATGATGGACACGCGTGCACTGGTGCGGATGGAGTCGCCGGGCGGCGCCCAGGCGGCGGGCGAGGCGCGGCGCACGGTGGGTGCCGCACTGAGCGACTGGGGTCTGACCGGCGAGTTCGTCGACGACGTGCTGCTGGCGACCTCCGAGTTGGTCACCAACGCCGTCGAACACGGCTCGGCGCCGATTCGACTGGAGTTGGAGCACACCCCGGCTCGGATCACGCTGCGGGTACACGACCACAGCCTGGAATCACCGGAACTGTCCTTCTCGGACCCGCTGGGTGAACGCAGCCGGGGTCTGTTGATCGTCGCCGCGATCAGCAAGAACTGGGGGTTCGCCACCGAGGACGCGGGAAAATGGGTCTGGGCGGAGTTCGGTGTGCCGAAACAGGCAGGCAGCACGCCCGGCGCCGAGGCGGGCGCGGCGGGCGGCTGA
- a CDS encoding glutamate-cysteine ligase family protein, translating into MSEQLTESDLQALFRRPAEAPRLIGVEIETAVVDPATGLAVPFLGDNGVETLMHAILAEFGGAPIHDRGHLTGFTQDSGLSITLEHGGALEYSSVPGADVVTVVEAMRQTLERVADVARGLDMAIMPGGNLPFDRVEDVRRVPKVRGDLMRQFFDSLGEPGRWGPTVMSLALSTQVTLDYLDEDDLRDKIRMQTAASPVVAAMFVNSPLAGGRPAGVLSRRRQCWQKTDAARCGVLPPATNPEMRIDDFVEWAADLPMMYHHVAGDDYRLGSGQSFRELLATGFATGALPTTADWRAHLSQVWTDVRLRETLELRAADGPAYPDTAAIPALWTGLTYHRPTLKAAGELLRPYKLAELRNATEDLPKHGLSTTLAGDSVRELGAELLRLARTGLAARVRDGLERPAVLGYLDPIQAVVDSGRTFAEQTLDRWEGDLAADRARYVAAYRI; encoded by the coding sequence ATGTCCGAGCAGCTGACCGAGTCGGACCTACAGGCGCTGTTCCGGAGGCCCGCCGAGGCTCCCCGGCTCATCGGCGTGGAGATCGAGACCGCCGTCGTCGATCCGGCGACCGGACTGGCCGTCCCCTTCCTCGGTGACAACGGTGTCGAGACGCTGATGCACGCGATCCTCGCCGAGTTCGGCGGCGCCCCCATCCACGATCGAGGACATCTGACCGGCTTCACCCAGGACTCCGGGTTATCCATCACCCTGGAACACGGCGGCGCCCTGGAGTACTCCTCGGTCCCCGGCGCCGACGTGGTCACGGTCGTCGAGGCGATGCGCCAGACCCTGGAGCGCGTCGCCGACGTGGCCCGAGGACTGGACATGGCGATCATGCCGGGCGGGAACCTCCCCTTCGACCGGGTCGAGGACGTCCGACGGGTACCCAAGGTGCGCGGGGATCTGATGCGGCAGTTCTTCGACTCGCTCGGCGAACCCGGCCGATGGGGGCCGACGGTGATGAGTCTGGCGCTGTCCACCCAGGTCACCCTCGACTATCTCGATGAGGACGATCTGCGCGACAAGATCCGAATGCAGACCGCGGCCTCCCCGGTGGTCGCGGCGATGTTCGTGAACTCACCGCTGGCAGGCGGCCGACCCGCCGGTGTGCTGTCCCGCCGCCGTCAGTGCTGGCAGAAGACCGACGCGGCCCGTTGCGGTGTTCTGCCGCCCGCCACCAATCCGGAGATGCGAATCGACGACTTCGTCGAGTGGGCGGCGGACCTGCCGATGATGTACCACCACGTTGCCGGGGACGACTACCGGTTGGGGTCCGGGCAGAGCTTCCGGGAGCTGCTGGCCACCGGATTCGCCACCGGCGCACTGCCGACGACGGCGGATTGGCGCGCACACCTCTCCCAGGTCTGGACGGATGTCCGGCTGCGCGAGACGCTCGAACTGCGCGCGGCCGACGGCCCCGCCTATCCCGATACGGCCGCGATCCCGGCGTTGTGGACCGGGTTGACCTACCACCGCCCCACGCTGAAGGCCGCCGGGGAACTGCTGAGGCCGTACAAATTGGCCGAGCTGCGCAACGCGACCGAGGACCTACCCAAGCACGGTCTCTCCACGACGTTGGCCGGTGACTCCGTCCGCGAACTGGGCGCCGAGCTGCTTCGGTTGGCCAGAACGGGTTTGGCGGCCAGGGTGCGGGACGGCCTGGAACGCCCGGCGGTGCTCGGTTATCTCGATCCCATCCAAGCCGTCGTCGACAGCGGTCGAACCTTCGCCGAGCAGACCCTAGACCGGTGGGAGGGCGACCTCGCCGCCGATCGGGCCCGCTATGTCGCCGCCTATCGGATCTGA
- a CDS encoding SigB/SigF/SigG family RNA polymerase sigma factor, which yields MTTDRAVSAPDAGETSIEELFLELAEHDAEDERRKPVRDALVARHLQLATNLARKFDRRGEPLEDLVQVATVGLINAVDRFDPAKGFDFLSFAVPTIMGELRRHFRDSAWSVRVPRRLKELSSSVIGARAELTQRLGRTPKPSEIADHLDISREEVFEALVASGGRQGTSLDRLLEDSPNTEFGAEDPEMTEVDNRRLLHPLLNELTERDRKIVVLRFFGGMSQADIARRVGVSQMQVSRLLAAILEKLRTSIGSEHPH from the coding sequence ATGACGACGGATCGGGCCGTGTCCGCCCCCGACGCAGGCGAGACGAGCATCGAGGAGCTGTTCCTCGAACTCGCCGAACACGACGCCGAGGACGAGCGCCGCAAGCCGGTCAGAGACGCCCTGGTGGCCAGGCATCTGCAGCTGGCCACGAACCTGGCCCGCAAGTTCGACCGACGCGGCGAGCCGCTGGAGGACCTGGTGCAGGTCGCCACGGTCGGGCTGATCAACGCCGTCGACCGCTTCGACCCCGCCAAGGGCTTCGACTTCCTCTCCTTCGCGGTGCCGACCATCATGGGCGAGTTGCGCAGGCACTTCCGCGATTCCGCGTGGTCGGTCCGCGTTCCCCGACGGCTCAAGGAACTCAGTTCCTCGGTCATCGGAGCGAGGGCGGAGCTGACCCAACGACTCGGTCGAACCCCGAAGCCCAGTGAGATCGCCGATCACCTGGACATCAGCCGCGAAGAGGTCTTCGAGGCGCTGGTCGCCAGCGGAGGCAGGCAGGGCACCTCGCTGGACCGCCTGCTGGAGGATTCCCCGAACACCGAGTTCGGTGCGGAGGATCCCGAGATGACCGAGGTCGACAACCGCAGGCTGTTGCACCCGTTGTTGAACGAACTCACCGAGCGCGATCGCAAGATCGTCGTGCTGCGCTTCTTCGGTGGCATGAGTCAGGCCGACATCGCTCGCCGCGTCGGTGTGTCGCAGATGCAGGTCTCCCGGTTGCTCGCCGCGATCCTGGAGAAGCTGCGCACCAGCATCGGGAGCGAGCATCCCCATTGA
- a CDS encoding glycoside hydrolase family 16 protein, producing the protein MIKPVTWRRGAQRCIVAVAVAGLVPLGVAHAGPAATPDGNGGVGTAAQTPVLFDDFNYSSRTDSNLTDRGWTVRSYGGGPGLGGDTWEPENVSFTDGQGGRVLRLESTTDGTVEGTAQAEILQQRKFHHGTYAARVRFSDTPVSGPDGDELVQAFFTITPLRFGYDPEYGELDFEYLSNGGWGQQDSAMFLTTWETYSVDPPESLNESTAVPGSHDGWHDLVVQADGSTLRYFVDGELVAEHGGANYPSTPMAIHFNQWFIETGFLDSSESRTWEQQVDWVFHAKDEILTPAQVGDEIAGYRASGVEHVDTVPAP; encoded by the coding sequence ATGATCAAACCCGTGACCTGGCGCCGAGGAGCACAGCGCTGCATCGTCGCCGTCGCCGTCGCCGGACTCGTTCCCTTAGGCGTGGCGCACGCGGGTCCGGCCGCCACCCCGGACGGCAACGGCGGCGTCGGAACCGCAGCGCAGACGCCGGTGCTGTTCGACGACTTCAACTACTCCTCGCGCACCGACTCCAACCTGACCGACCGAGGGTGGACGGTCCGCTCCTACGGCGGCGGCCCCGGCCTTGGCGGCGACACCTGGGAGCCGGAGAACGTCAGCTTCACCGACGGACAGGGCGGCCGGGTGCTGCGGCTGGAGTCGACCACCGACGGCACCGTCGAGGGCACCGCGCAGGCGGAGATCCTCCAACAACGGAAGTTCCACCACGGCACCTACGCCGCCCGAGTCCGGTTCTCCGACACCCCGGTGAGCGGGCCGGACGGCGACGAACTCGTGCAGGCGTTCTTCACGATCACCCCGCTGCGCTTCGGGTACGACCCCGAGTACGGCGAGCTCGACTTCGAGTACCTGTCCAACGGTGGTTGGGGTCAGCAGGACTCCGCGATGTTCCTGACCACCTGGGAGACCTACAGCGTCGACCCGCCCGAGTCGCTCAACGAGTCGACGGCGGTGCCGGGCAGCCACGATGGCTGGCATGACCTGGTCGTCCAGGCCGATGGCAGCACGCTGCGGTACTTCGTCGACGGCGAGCTGGTCGCCGAGCACGGTGGCGCGAACTACCCGAGCACCCCGATGGCGATCCACTTCAACCAGTGGTTCATCGAGACCGGGTTCCTCGACAGCTCGGAGTCGCGGACCTGGGAACAGCAGGTGGACTGGGTGTTCCATGCCAAGGACGAGATCCTGACGCCGGCCCAGGTCGGCGACGAGATCGCCGGTTACCGGGCCTCCGGCGTGGAGCACGTGGACACGGTTCCCGCTCCCTGA
- a CDS encoding WhiB family transcriptional regulator, with the protein MAETRRLPTPVTEYWDWQLHGACRGANSRLFFHPEAERGHAREKRENRAKAICDSCPVLTQCRDYALTSQETYGVWGGMGEGERRELLKSRRRELRMVS; encoded by the coding sequence ATGGCTGAGACGAGGCGCCTGCCCACGCCGGTGACGGAGTACTGGGACTGGCAGCTCCACGGCGCCTGCCGGGGCGCCAACAGCAGACTGTTCTTCCACCCCGAAGCCGAGCGCGGGCATGCCAGAGAGAAGCGAGAGAACCGGGCCAAGGCGATCTGCGACTCGTGTCCGGTGCTGACCCAGTGCCGCGACTACGCCCTGACCAGCCAGGAGACCTATGGAGTCTGGGGTGGCATGGGCGAGGGCGAGCGTCGCGAGCTCCTCAAGAGCAGGCGGCGGGAACTGCGCATGGTGAGCTGA
- a CDS encoding DUF488 domain-containing protein: MNEQSAAEASPVPELDQVGLITVGHGTLDRAELANLLKGADVRALVDVRTVPGSRRNPDTAREVLAQWLPAEGISYRWDERLGGFRRLPEHSPDIFWRNKSFRAYAGYTRTPAFLAGMAELLAEIDEHSANGKATDGRVAVLCGETVWWRCHRRIIADYATLVGGIPAWHLMHDGRLVDHPTTAGVRVQSDDLLVYDVDPAKATN; encoded by the coding sequence ATGAACGAACAGTCGGCGGCCGAGGCATCGCCGGTACCCGAACTCGATCAGGTCGGTCTGATCACGGTCGGACACGGAACGCTCGACCGTGCGGAGTTGGCGAACCTGTTGAAGGGCGCCGACGTGCGCGCGCTGGTCGATGTCCGCACCGTGCCCGGCAGTCGACGCAACCCCGACACGGCTCGAGAGGTGCTCGCGCAGTGGCTGCCCGCCGAGGGGATCTCCTACCGCTGGGACGAACGACTCGGCGGATTTCGCAGGTTGCCGGAGCACTCGCCGGACATCTTCTGGCGCAACAAGAGCTTCCGGGCCTACGCCGGATACACCCGGACCCCGGCGTTCCTCGCCGGGATGGCCGAGCTGCTGGCCGAGATCGACGAGCACAGCGCGAACGGCAAGGCAACGGATGGACGGGTCGCGGTGCTCTGCGGCGAGACGGTGTGGTGGCGGTGCCACCGACGAATCATCGCCGACTACGCGACGCTCGTCGGCGGCATTCCCGCCTGGCACCTGATGCACGATGGTCGACTGGTCGATCACCCGACGACCGCCGGGGTACGCGTGCAGTCCGACGACCTGCTGGTCTACGACGTCGATCCGGCCAAGGCCACGAACTGA